The sequence ACTTgctgttcgttgtgagccaaggctctatGTCAAAGTTCATACTTTAACCGATAATTGTTTACGTTTTATACATtggattgtctcattggcactcataccacatcttaccATGTACCTGGCATATCAATCTTGTACAATATTTCCAGAAGCTAGTTATCCAGGATTGGATGCAAATTGTTACAATAAGTTTTGGTTTATGCTTAAATTAGCTTTAATCAAGTTCCAATTGTTCtcttttcttttacattgtttCAGTTTGTTGTCCAGGAAACCTTTTTAATGGGTTTTGCTTATGGCCTTTGAACAGTGCCACCCATTCTTTTATGGGAGTTATTCTCAGCAGAAAATGAAATACAGGAAACTTGTATTATTAGTGACCTCACTactttgatatttgtttttttgagttattgtaaattcagaaattattgcgtgcatttatttttgtgattttttcattttagacttaaatgcgattttactTATTACGATTTTGGGAAagtcctgtttaattcataaaaaaacatttcaaaatgcgagttttaattatttcgtttacaactctgtcgcattttttgcaataataaaatcctcgcaataatttttgaatttacagtattgtcCTTGGGCAGATGGAGTATGTGCATTTCAGGGACATAGGAACACtgttcttttataaattattttttcctcTTCTCCATAAATATTTGTTCTGCTtccatatataataataattaaaataaacatctttattataacattataatataattaacaatATTTCACAGTAAATTTGTGTAATAGATGCATCAGATGTAAAAGTAATTACCTTATTAACAAATCTATATGAACATGCATTCCAGAACTTTTATACAATAGCAAAGTACTTTCAACAATTATTCTGTTactttaaagaaatattaacaatcatCCACATTGTCCATTTTACAgcattttctcttttttcatgTTCATGATAATAAAGcttgactttttatatttttaactcaCAATAAATGAATGTAGATAACAACAACATGATTGCTTGGGAAAAAGTACCATACAAATCTAACTTTGTAATAGGGCTTTGTAACAGAGTttggtggggcataaaaaaggtTTTGAAGATATGAAGGACAAATACTTCTTTAATAGGATAGTTTATCTCTTGTGATTCAAATTAAGGCTATTAATATGACACAagatgttttttcacaaaattgatcCCGTCGAATAATGTTTACAGTTTAAGTGATAGTCTGATTTTATCAACCAATGTGAAAAGAGGTGTTTGCTAAATGATggaattcaaaatatttttgaaataagacAGAGTaatgataaacttacaaatacaggcccgtagccaggaggaatttccaagggggggggggggggtcgttggactcacaaacttgactttaacagtcacaattcgaacagaataTTGACTTAAACAGTGCTTATTTGATTCGAACAGAATATTGACTTAAACAGTGCTTATTTGGTTGGTTTTTTTCCGAACCCCTgaaccccctggctacgggtatgacaAATACAGGCATGAGtgtaatttcaatttaattcataatatgtatcaatatataaaaGCATGCTTCGATTGAtggttttataaatttatacaaaCTGTGCTCATTATACtaaaaggggagataacccACTGTTTCCtttatcaaaatacatgtattgcatcACAAAATAAGTCATGATTACAAggaaaatatacataatttttgtttaagctcaacaaaattaaattgaatattcTACCAGACAAGGCTTTGACCATTTTAGACACAACATGTGCCTTTATTTCAAAAGGACTAAcacttttttctactttttgtaTGTGCAAAATAGCTAAATTGTGGTGGTGTAATAgaatggaaaatatttaaatttaaaagttaattaatCATTTTATCAGCATTCCTGCCAACAATAGTTTATTTAACAcctcaaccatttttttttttaaattcagacTTATATCAACTGATAAGTTAagttaaagggggggggggggaatctcacacatatatacttattaaaaaGCTTCATAATCTCAGTGGATGCAAATCAGATAAAgttctaaaattataaagaagtTTGGTTCCAATTTTTTTAGTGGTTTCAgatgattataaaaaatatttattatatgtcAGTGGATACAATGTGATAGCAATAACTCACACATGTCACTTTTTGGCAATGTGGGCTAAAacataatcataaattaaagtGTAATTGTATGTTGTAAGTACAATAGTTCCTTAATCCCAATCTTCCTCCTCATCATTACCCCCGGGTGGTGCTGGAGGAGCAGGTatttttgatgatattttgtCCATGACTGATCCCCCACCTGTTGAGGGACTACTGTCTGTTTTTTCACTTTTACCACTTCCTGCACCAGATATACCTTTTCTCCTGCCAGTTAATCGATCTTTCAATGCATCCATTAAACTCACTTCTCCACCTCCAGAAGATTTaaccttttctttttctttctttttatctgCTTTTCGTTCAGTAACAGCTTTAAGCTTAACTTTTCCCGATCCTCCTGCGTTTCTAATGGCATCCATTAAACTTGATCTACCGTCCCCTTCTGTCACTTCAGCTGGAACTTCTTTGGGAGGAGGAGCAACAGGACCATCACCACCAGGAGGAGGCGGTGGTGGTGGGGGTGGAGGCATATCTGCAGGGGGAGGAGGAGGAGGGGGTGGAGGCGGAGGTGCTCCAGCTGGTGGGGGAGGTGGTGGTGCTCCAGCCGGAGGAGGAGGTGGCGGAGCAGAATTAGCAGGTCCTGGTGATGATACAATGTCAGGAACGGATGGAATAATGTCAGGTTCAGGAACTACTGATGGTAAATCAGGAATATTAGATCCAAACACTGAAGGTGCTATAGAAGGTCCTTGGTCAGCACTGTACGATAAATCATCAGCAACACctgaaaaattaaacaaaaaaacactttataaatcttaacaaatttttggtttttaataaaaagaacttgTAGCATACAAATAGTTGCCAAAGGTGTTATATATTAGTTCATTTACTGATAAATCACATTCACAAATTTTTGTGGGATTATTCCTAAAGTACATGAAGTAAAACATGAATGACAGAAAAAAAGGGATATTTAATACAGAAATTTGAcgttttatagcttgctatgcaGTACAAGTTTAGCTCATTGCTGAAAGCTTCACATGTTCAGTGACCATTAGTTGCTTACTTCTTTGTATTTTGgtcttatttgcaatcatactacatctttatACTTTATATAACAGAAAAATACTGTCAAATAAATTAAGGTATTAATGTAACTTCTCTCaagtttaattttatgaattttgtttaatacatatattttagaCATTAACACTCTCACTTTTTATTACAAACGAAAAAATGCTATCACACATTTTCTTAAACAACTGTGACAGGTTTTGAtatctttatcaaaaattaGTAATTAACTGCAACATGTATGTGTAAAAATATTCTGAGTAGTTTGCCAAAATATATGTATTCTTTTGTCTCATAATTCTATGCAGTAAAAGACAATTTTGTTTAGTATCATAAATGCAATACCCGTAGCTAGACGACCCccttaaaaacaaataagcactgttaagtcaatgttctgttcgaatagTGTCTTTTAGAGtcaagtttgtgagtccaacaaCCCCCAcccccttggaaattcctggctacgggcctgaatGCCAAATCATGTGAAAGTCCTTTGAATGTGTTTGTCCTTTCACTTTGCATCTTGGGGGTGGGCACAAAATATGGCTGTGATCATGCTGCTCCTTTGTTGACAATTTCAGAGTAGAATAAAAAAGAAGGAATATTTCAGCCTTGTTTCAACCATAAAATGATTGaattttgatatgaatatcagaTACAATGTAAATGGTTAAACCACAAGTGGCGCAATGCAATCTTTtgatcagtttaattgaggtttTTGAGCTGTCATGTTTGTAACGCTAATAGACCATATGcatagaaaatatatatgtcattcattgtcattttacttatttcttctgccattttgcttagtttcttttgttgcTTTTTCTAAGAtatgacttcttttaaactgtgCTTATTGTTAGTATTGATGTGATGTTTTcctattggctagaggtaaagagGAGAGTGGAGATTGCACTAAATTACATTAACCCTGCCGCAGTTTAGTGCCCATAGTCTAGTGTGAACAGGGGTCGAAATTAGCGCTAGTCCGGTGGTCCGGGACTAGTAAAATTTGCGTcggaccagtagattttgtCAGCTGGTGGTCTGGCGGACCAGAAGAAATTTGTCGATTTTTTGGAAGGAGTTTAAACCGCCggacaaaaaaattaagataactGAAAATCAAATGGAAGATCGAAATAAAGTATACGAAAGTGACAAAAGGAAATTCAAATACCAAAAATCATGGGAAAAAGATCGTGTTGGTTGCATTATATAGTAGATCGGAATTTAATGAACTGTAcaatatgtgaaaaattaatgtcatttttgcagGACCAGTAGATTTGGAGCCGGACCAGTAGAATTTTCAGTCCATTGGTCCGGCTGGCCAGCACACaaaaaaaagcttaaattcAACCCCTAAGTGTGAAGTCAATTTTTATTGAACtagtacatttttgtttaggggccagctgaaagcaTGCCTCTTGGTGTAGGATTCACTTACTGTGCTGAAGACACATAAGAGGCTTTGGGCAGTTTGACTGCACAACTTGGTCCGAATGACACATCCCttgtttccattttcaatttaagtCATTACCTAAATTTAAAAATCTGTTATACCAAAACTAAAGATTTGAAGGACAACTGCATGTTATATGTACTAACATGACTAATAGATTAACATGTATAGCAGTGCATGTACCTAATAAGTTAGGAAGAAAATCTGGTACTGCAATCTCTGGAACAATTCCAATATCTGGCATGTAAAAGTAATTCTCTGCTTGAAGTCTTTGCATCTCCTCTCGATGAGCAATAGTACTTGGAGCATCAGCTAATTCATCCTCTTCCTCTATGGCTGCTCTTGTCTTCGTCACTACTCCTAGTGGATCTAACATCACATACTTTTTATAtctgtaaaataatttataaaacaaatttaagcaAAACTTCTTTCTTGGCTTAATCATAATGAtatcatgtacatgatgtatattgGTTTTGTTTAATGGCACAAACGGATTACTGTTATGATTAATCGGATGAAAGTTTTCCTATTTCCGTTTAAATTTTGCAACAGATTCTTGAGTGAACAATATTCCTGAGTTCTCTAGGAAAATTCACCGCTGAAAGTTGTATATATCCATAAAAATACATCTTAACTTACCATTCTTATTGTTTGAACACATTTaaggatattttaataataatgagATGAATAGGAGTTTATAAACCATGCCAATCTCATTTGGTAGTGCATATAGTTGAATTAATCCATTTTATTACAAAGCTAAAGCTCTTTATTTTTACATCATGTCCTGAGAAaaaattcatataacataaGGTTATCATAATATCAACCTAAAGTTTTATTATCACAGTCTATTATGACTGTCgactatttgataaaaaaaaaagtaaaggataaaaatttaaaagataaaatcgCTGCACAAGctattatacaatgtataaaataaagaagaGTGTTTATCACAACAGTGCAATAAAATTTACATGTCATACACATGATACAGGGTacattctttagtttttatctTGCATTACTTACAAGTTTTCTGGAGTATTAAACAATAATAGAGAACTAGTTGAAGTTACTGATTTTGGCAGTCCACCAAGACCTTCATGTACATTTTCcccttcttttttatttttcttagtATTGAACTGAACACTATAAAACTGTAATTTTTCCTTCAAAGTTTTATCATCTGCAGTTTTGTGCTTGGACTGAACTTTATAATGCGGTCTCTGCACCTCAGTGAGACCATTAGTATTATGACTAGGAAAAAGAATTTTGTACTCTTCAAAGTTTTCTTTTCCAGGATATTTAGACAATGCAAATACTTTTGTTGCTTTATTACTTCCTCCTCTTATTTTTTCCACTCTGGCTTGAGCTAGATTAACAcgatcatttattttttgaagtcTTGTACGATTTTCTGTCACTCTTGAGCTTATCCTTTGAAAGACATCATTTGCCATCTTATTTAAGTATTCTAAGGAATCTGCTATCTGATGAATTGTTTCTTCCTTCCTGAGATCTGGAGGTACTCCAGGAACATTAAATGTTTGTTCAGACATTATAACCATTTACAActgctgaaaaaaataaaaaaaatatatatatgtgtagcCATTTCTAGTACTGCATGTACTGTTGATCCAGATCGGAGGATTTATCGTACTTTcttttgacatattttaatttgtggTTTTGGTAATCatacaatataaatttgaagatgtggtatgattgcaaataactgaatgagacaacttttcccGA is a genomic window of Mytilus trossulus isolate FHL-02 chromosome 1, PNRI_Mtr1.1.1.hap1, whole genome shotgun sequence containing:
- the LOC134721502 gene encoding WASH complex subunit 1-like — protein: MVIMSEQTFNVPGVPPDLRKEETIHQIADSLEYLNKMANDVFQRISSRVTENRTRLQKINDRVNLAQARVEKIRGGSNKATKVFALSKYPGKENFEEYKILFPSHNTNGLTEVQRPHYKVQSKHKTADDKTLKEKLQFYSVQFNTKKNKKEGENVHEGLGGLPKSVTSTSSLLLFNTPENLYKKYVMLDPLGVVTKTRAAIEEEDELADAPSTIAHREEMQRLQAENYFYMPDIGIVPEIAVPDFLPNLLGVADDLSYSADQGPSIAPSVFGSNIPDLPSVVPEPDIIPSVPDIVSSPGPANSAPPPPPPAGAPPPPPPAGAPPPPPPPPPPPADMPPPPPPPPPPGGDGPVAPPPKEVPAEVTEGDGRSSLMDAIRNAGGSGKVKLKAVTERKADKKKEKEKVKSSGGGEVSLMDALKDRLTGRRKGISGAGSGKSEKTDSSPSTGGGSVMDKISSKIPAPPAPPGGNDEEEDWD